The Bacteroidia bacterium DNA window TACGCATTACGAGTGCGTTGCTCTACCCCTGAGCCATTTTGGCTTTTTTTTAAAATAAACAATTTTATTTTACATTGCAATAAAATTAATGGGGCTTGACCATAATTGAGTTTATATCTACCGTATAAGCTAATATTTTAGTGTAAAGTTGGAGTCTATTCTGGATAAAAAATATAGTCGCTACAAAATTGAAGCAGCAGTTACCGAAAAGAGGGTAATAGCTATTAAAGTGAAAGTTGATCGCTCGGTTAAGGTGGGAATGATGTGGGCTCCTGAGGTTGTCGATTTTTACAAAGAGGTCTATCCCGATATCATTGAAGAGGGTTTTTCCTTAAGCGAGTTAGAGTATATCTCTAATTTTGAGGAGTTATATGAGGGTTTTGGGGATTGAGAGCTCTTGTGACGAGTGTTCTGCCGCCATTGTCGAAGATGGCAATAAAATTCTAAGCAACGTTGTTGCAACTCAAATTGAGTTACACCGCCCTTTTAGTGGGGTAGTTCCTGAAATTGCCTCTCGTATCCATGTTGAGTGGATAGGGGAAGTTGTCAACGAAGCACTAAGTAAATCAAATTTAACAGTTAACGATATCGACGCAGTAGCTGTAACTAATCGTCCTGGCTTATTAGGCTCTTTACTAGTTGGCGTTAACTTTGCTAAAGCTTTTGCTGCAACCTTAGATTTACCAATAGTAGCTGTAGATCACATTAGAGCCCACTTAAACGCATCTCAAATAGAGCATCCTTTGCAATATCCTTACTTAGGATTACTAGTAAGTGGAGGACACACAATTATTTGTATTGTCCACTCCTACGACGATATTGAAGTGTTAGGAACGACAATTGATGATGCAATTGGAGAGGCTTACGACAAAATAGCTAAACACTACAATTTTGGCTATCCTGGTGGGGTAGCTATCGATAAGTTGGCCCAAAAAGGGGACTCTAAAGCCTTCTTATTTCCTGGAACTAAATTAAAAGATCCCTACAATGTCTCATACTCTGGTCTTAAAAGTGCAGTTATAAACCAATTAGATCAGTTTTGGGATGGGAAAAGTGAAAAGTCGCCAGAAAACATAAGCGCCTCTTTTCAAAGAGTAGCTGTGGGTATTTTAGTTAAAAGGGTTAAAAAAGCGATTAAAGAGGTTGGTATTAGGCGCCTAGGTGTGGGGGGAGGAGTTGCTGCAAACTCCCTACTAAGAGCTGAACTAAATAAATTAGAGAATGTAGAAGTAGCTTTTCCTTCAATGAGTCTGTGTGCCGATAATGGGGCAATGATTGCAGCAATTGCTTACCACTATCTTAATGATAATAAAGTTGATAATCTAAATTTTATAACGACTGCCCGTGTTGAGGGCTTTAAAAGGTCCAATCTGAAATAAAGGAGTTGGTATGGAGAATTTTAATCTTGATGATGCGATTAGGAAGGTGCACGATTTTCCACGAGCAGGGATTTTGTTTTACGATATTACCTCAATTTTATCTAACCCCCCAGCATTTAAGTATTGCGTTGATGCAATGGAGCAAACTTATAAAGATCGAGAAATTGATGCAATTGCTTGTGTTGAGGCTAGAGGTTTCGTCTTTGCCGCTCCATTAGCTTACAATATGGGATTGCCCCTAATTTTAGTTAGAAAAAGGGGAAAGCTTCCTGGCAAAGTTAGAGAGCGCAAATACAACTTAGAGTATGGGCAAGACTTTGTTACAATCCAAGAAACCGACATCCAACCAGGTTCAAAAATCTTATTAGTTGATGATCTAATTGCCACTGGTGGCACAATTAAAGCTGCTGCTGAGTTAATTGAAGAGATGGGTGGATCTGTTGCCTCTATTTTTGGGGTAATTGGACTGCCATTTTTAGATTACGAAGAT harbors:
- the tsaD gene encoding tRNA (adenosine(37)-N6)-threonylcarbamoyltransferase complex transferase subunit TsaD, whose product is MRVLGIESSCDECSAAIVEDGNKILSNVVATQIELHRPFSGVVPEIASRIHVEWIGEVVNEALSKSNLTVNDIDAVAVTNRPGLLGSLLVGVNFAKAFAATLDLPIVAVDHIRAHLNASQIEHPLQYPYLGLLVSGGHTIICIVHSYDDIEVLGTTIDDAIGEAYDKIAKHYNFGYPGGVAIDKLAQKGDSKAFLFPGTKLKDPYNVSYSGLKSAVINQLDQFWDGKSEKSPENISASFQRVAVGILVKRVKKAIKEVGIRRLGVGGGVAANSLLRAELNKLENVEVAFPSMSLCADNGAMIAAIAYHYLNDNKVDNLNFITTARVEGFKRSNLK
- a CDS encoding adenine phosphoribosyltransferase, producing the protein MENFNLDDAIRKVHDFPRAGILFYDITSILSNPPAFKYCVDAMEQTYKDREIDAIACVEARGFVFAAPLAYNMGLPLILVRKRGKLPGKVRERKYNLEYGQDFVTIQETDIQPGSKILLVDDLIATGGTIKAAAELIEEMGGSVASIFGVIGLPFLDYEDILKPYEIKTLINYDGE